One part of the Anaerolineales bacterium genome encodes these proteins:
- the ahcY gene encoding adenosylhomocysteinase, translating to MENFDIKDAGQAEGGRRRIQWAEREMPVLRTIHERFAKERPLKGLRLAACLHVTAETANLMRTLQAGGAEVLLTASNPLSTQDDVAASLVTHDEIPVFAIKGEDNATYYKHLHVALDFKPHMTMDDGADLVSELHKNRRDLLETIIGGTEETTTGVIRLKAMAADGKLEFPVIAVNDAMTKHFFDNRYGTGQSTVDGIVRATNILLAGKTFVVAGYGWCGRGLADRARGMGANVIVTEINPMAALEAVMDGFRVMPMVDAAKVGDIFVTVTGDINVLDKHHFEVMKDGAIVANSGHFNVEINIPALAQMSEEKRLVRPFVEAYYTKDGRTIHILGDGRLINLASAEGHPASVMDMSFANQALAAEYMAKNASTLENKVYSVPEDIDREIARIKLDAMGVKIDKLTPEQEKYLNSWEEGTI from the coding sequence ATGGAAAATTTTGACATCAAAGACGCCGGCCAAGCCGAAGGCGGCCGTCGTCGCATCCAGTGGGCCGAGCGTGAAATGCCCGTCCTGCGCACCATCCACGAGCGTTTCGCCAAAGAGCGCCCGCTCAAGGGTCTGCGCCTGGCGGCCTGCTTGCACGTAACCGCTGAGACCGCCAACCTGATGCGCACGCTGCAGGCCGGCGGCGCCGAGGTGCTGCTCACCGCGTCCAACCCCCTCTCCACCCAGGATGATGTAGCCGCCTCCCTCGTCACCCACGACGAGATCCCCGTCTTCGCCATCAAGGGCGAGGACAACGCCACCTACTACAAGCATCTTCACGTGGCCCTCGACTTCAAGCCCCACATGACCATGGATGACGGCGCAGACCTCGTCAGCGAGCTGCACAAGAACCGCCGTGACCTGCTTGAGACCATCATCGGCGGCACCGAAGAGACCACCACCGGCGTTATCCGCCTCAAGGCCATGGCCGCCGACGGCAAGCTGGAGTTCCCCGTCATCGCCGTCAACGACGCCATGACCAAGCACTTCTTCGACAATCGCTACGGCACCGGCCAATCCACCGTGGATGGCATTGTGCGCGCCACCAACATCCTGCTGGCCGGCAAGACCTTTGTCGTCGCCGGCTACGGCTGGTGTGGCCGCGGCCTGGCTGACCGCGCCCGTGGCATGGGCGCCAACGTCATCGTCACCGAGATCAACCCCATGGCCGCCCTAGAAGCCGTCATGGATGGTTTCCGCGTCATGCCCATGGTTGACGCCGCCAAGGTTGGCGACATCTTCGTCACCGTGACTGGCGACATCAACGTGCTGGACAAGCACCACTTCGAAGTCATGAAGGATGGCGCTATCGTCGCCAACTCCGGCCACTTCAATGTGGAGATCAACATCCCCGCCCTGGCCCAGATGTCCGAAGAGAAGCGCTTGGTGCGCCCCTTCGTGGAGGCCTACTACACCAAGGACGGCCGCACCATCCACATCCTGGGCGATGGCCGCCTGATCAACCTGGCCTCTGCTGAGGGTCACCCCGCCAGCGTGATGGACATGTCGTTCGCCAACCAGGCCCTGGCCGCCGAGTACATGGCCAAGAACGCCTCCACCCTGGAGAACAAGGTCTACTCCGTCCCCGAGGATATTGACCGCGAGATCGCCCGCATCAAGCTGGATGCGATGGGCGTCAAGATCGACAAGCTCACCCCCGAGCAGGAAAAATACCTGAACTCATGGGAAGAGGGCACCATCTAG
- a CDS encoding carbohydrate kinase family protein, with translation MDVLITGSVAYDYLMTFPGLFKEHLLAEHLEKISLSFLVDKLDRRRGGIAPNIAYTMALLGGKPRVMAAVGEDFAEYRAFLKDHGVDTTNMEVIEGLYTASYFATTDKSNAQVASFYPGAMARASELSLKAVKGGTPELVIISPNDPGAMQQYVAECKELDIPYVYDPSQQIVRFDGEILRTGVETAHAMFMNEYEFELVKDKTGMDDKAILSHLDYMVVTLGPKGANIHTKDGITWVEAVPTDTIVDPTGGGDAFRAGFLTGYRLGLDWETSGRLGSLAATYCLEQAGPQTHHFSTTDFVTRYREHYDDGGKLQALLA, from the coding sequence ATGGATGTACTCATCACGGGCTCAGTAGCCTACGATTACCTCATGACTTTCCCAGGGCTCTTCAAAGAGCACCTGCTGGCAGAGCACCTCGAAAAGATCAGCCTCTCATTTCTTGTAGATAAGTTAGACCGCCGCCGCGGCGGTATCGCCCCCAACATCGCCTACACCATGGCGCTGCTTGGCGGCAAGCCGCGCGTCATGGCCGCCGTCGGCGAAGACTTTGCCGAATACCGCGCCTTCCTAAAGGATCACGGCGTAGACACGACCAATATGGAAGTGATCGAGGGCCTCTACACCGCCTCCTACTTCGCCACTACGGATAAGTCCAACGCCCAGGTCGCCAGCTTCTACCCTGGCGCCATGGCCCGCGCCAGCGAGCTTTCGCTGAAAGCCGTCAAAGGCGGCACGCCTGAACTGGTCATCATTTCGCCCAACGACCCCGGCGCCATGCAGCAGTATGTCGCTGAATGCAAAGAGCTCGACATCCCCTATGTCTACGACCCCAGCCAGCAGATCGTGCGCTTTGATGGCGAAATCCTGCGCACCGGCGTCGAGACCGCCCATGCCATGTTCATGAACGAATACGAATTCGAACTGGTCAAAGACAAGACAGGCATGGATGACAAGGCCATCCTTTCCCACCTGGATTACATGGTCGTCACCCTCGGCCCCAAGGGCGCCAACATCCACACCAAGGATGGCATCACCTGGGTTGAAGCCGTACCCACCGACACGATTGTGGATCCCACCGGCGGCGGCGATGCTTTCCGCGCCGGCTTCCTCACAGGCTACCGCTTGGGCCTCGACTGGGAAACCAGTGGCCGCCTCGGCTCCCTGGCGGCCACCTACTGCCTCGAGCAGGCTGGCCCGCAAACTCACCACTTCTCAACCACCGATTTCGTCACCCGCTATCGCGAGCACTATGACGACGGCGGCAAGCTGCAAGCACTACTGGCATAA
- a CDS encoding M23 family metallopeptidase — protein MSFKRLRLLAALSFLALAGCTAAPTTASPAATSTHTPLPTLTQVLPPSDTPPPTSTLPLLEWPTYAAPTLAPFPLGAADLAPTQPAVQGFPAIQAPVALSPYDHFYFSFPVANAHLGLYSPSQRYGVRQEAGTNRREPHVGLDVGLDAGTPVRAAGDGTIVWASYGQTYNSPYFLDDPYGISIVIRHDFGYNGDRLWTVYAHLSSVSVEMGQRVQQGELIGLSGNTGLSTGPHLHFEVRTGTNTTNFTYNPELWLAPPEGYGVLVGRVANERNQLLLNWLTEVRSLDTGELWTNYTYFTGFRLRSDPYYKENLVLTNLPAGRYEVAVPLYSIWWRTEIEIKPGAVTYFHFMGRDGYSFELPTDPPLVGVPD, from the coding sequence ATGAGCTTCAAGCGCCTTCGCCTGCTGGCAGCACTTTCATTCTTAGCTCTTGCCGGCTGCACCGCTGCGCCGACCACGGCCAGCCCCGCCGCAACCAGCACCCACACGCCGCTGCCCACGCTCACACAAGTGCTGCCGCCCAGCGATACACCGCCACCAACCAGCACCCTGCCCCTTCTGGAATGGCCCACCTATGCCGCTCCAACCCTGGCGCCATTCCCGCTCGGCGCCGCAGACCTGGCACCCACCCAGCCGGCAGTGCAAGGTTTCCCCGCCATCCAGGCGCCGGTGGCCCTCAGCCCCTACGATCACTTTTATTTCAGCTTCCCTGTCGCCAACGCCCACCTTGGCCTCTATTCCCCTAGCCAGCGCTACGGTGTGCGGCAGGAGGCGGGCACCAACCGCCGCGAACCGCATGTGGGCTTGGATGTTGGTCTGGATGCTGGCACCCCGGTGCGCGCCGCGGGCGACGGCACCATTGTGTGGGCCAGCTACGGCCAAACCTACAACTCGCCCTATTTTCTGGATGATCCCTACGGCATCTCCATCGTCATCCGTCATGATTTCGGCTACAACGGCGACCGCCTGTGGACCGTGTACGCTCACCTGAGCAGTGTCAGCGTGGAGATGGGCCAGCGGGTGCAGCAGGGAGAGCTTATTGGCCTTTCGGGCAACACCGGCCTCTCCACCGGCCCGCATCTGCACTTCGAGGTGCGCACCGGCACCAACACCACCAACTTCACCTACAACCCGGAGCTATGGCTAGCCCCGCCTGAAGGCTATGGCGTGCTGGTTGGCCGCGTCGCCAATGAGCGCAACCAGCTACTGCTCAACTGGCTTACCGAGGTGCGCTCGCTGGACACAGGCGAGTTGTGGACCAATTACACCTACTTCACCGGCTTCCGCCTGCGCTCAGACCCCTATTACAAAGAGAACCTGGTGCTCACCAACCTGCCCGCCGGGCGGTACGAGGTGGCCGTCCCGCTTTATTCCATCTGGTGGCGCACCGAGATCGAGATCAAGCCCGGCGCCGTGACCTATTTTCATTTCATGGGGCGGGACGGCTACAGTTTTGAGCTACCCACCGACCCACCTCTGGTAGGCGTGCCAGATTAG
- a CDS encoding PD40 domain-containing protein, whose amino-acid sequence MLSDPVTPSLRRTLGYWLRLIAAGVLLGIVLLYILANGSLGSAGTPQAVTSTPTTALLAAQEPTALPTHTVMPTPQATPLVMGAGRSLDGLRVLSLSEYGYARLFSHQLIGQSLTRLTYGQWDDVSPAFSSQSGLLAFASNRNGNWDLYVLELATGITSQLTHDSAYDGSPSWSDNGWLAYTHDHNNDLEIAIRPLDGSVEPLYVSLSPARDHSPAWRPHAQQLAFVSDRGGAPAIWLLYLEQEGATRFAQLAPERGVQASPAWSPDGRWLAWAEQDPAGMWNIYVSDMLNPPRYIGSGQAPQWSPAGDVLLAKTHTETEHYLTAYTLDGELALAPQALPGRVHGAAWTAGEWPSPPAGLLQAAAAAQPEAAWAQLAESYQVVPLSNVFSPNPSLSSAAAAPFEALRQRTAQLLGWDALSSLENSLVPLSTPLPPGQYDSWLLTGRAFALRSGLLNAGWLAAVREDIGGQTYWRIYLRTAAPDSGMGQPLTQNPWDFAARYSGVESSYQAGGQLADEVPAGYWIDFTALAADYGFERLPAQANWRSFFPSTLFNQFVLRDGLSWQDAMLQLYSAEVISAPRP is encoded by the coding sequence ATGCTCTCAGACCCCGTCACTCCATCCCTGCGCCGCACGCTGGGGTACTGGCTGCGCCTCATCGCCGCCGGCGTGCTGCTCGGCATCGTCCTGCTCTATATCCTCGCCAACGGCTCGCTGGGTTCGGCCGGCACGCCACAAGCCGTCACCAGCACGCCCACAACCGCGCTGCTGGCCGCGCAGGAGCCCACGGCCCTGCCCACCCACACCGTCATGCCCACTCCCCAGGCCACCCCATTGGTGATGGGCGCGGGCCGCTCGTTGGATGGCCTGCGCGTGCTCAGCCTTAGCGAATACGGCTACGCGCGCCTCTTCAGCCACCAGCTCATCGGCCAATCGCTCACTCGCCTCACCTACGGCCAGTGGGATGATGTCTCGCCTGCCTTCTCGTCCCAGTCCGGCTTGCTGGCCTTCGCCTCCAACCGCAACGGCAACTGGGACCTTTACGTGCTAGAGCTGGCTACTGGCATTACCAGCCAGCTCACCCACGACAGCGCCTACGATGGCTCACCCAGCTGGTCAGACAATGGTTGGCTGGCCTACACTCACGATCACAACAACGATCTTGAAATTGCCATCCGTCCGCTGGATGGCTCGGTGGAGCCGCTGTACGTAAGCCTCTCGCCAGCCCGCGATCATTCGCCCGCCTGGCGCCCGCACGCCCAGCAGCTTGCCTTCGTCTCAGACCGCGGCGGCGCACCCGCCATCTGGCTGCTGTATCTGGAGCAGGAGGGCGCCACCCGCTTTGCCCAGTTGGCGCCCGAGCGCGGCGTGCAGGCTTCGCCGGCCTGGTCGCCAGATGGCCGCTGGCTGGCCTGGGCCGAGCAGGACCCCGCCGGTATGTGGAACATCTACGTCAGCGACATGCTCAACCCGCCTCGCTACATCGGCAGCGGCCAGGCGCCGCAGTGGAGCCCGGCCGGTGATGTACTCCTGGCCAAAACCCACACCGAAACGGAGCACTACCTGACTGCCTACACGCTGGATGGCGAGTTGGCCTTGGCGCCTCAAGCCTTGCCCGGCCGCGTGCACGGCGCGGCCTGGACTGCCGGCGAATGGCCCAGCCCGCCGGCCGGCCTGCTGCAAGCGGCCGCCGCGGCCCAGCCTGAGGCCGCTTGGGCACAGCTGGCCGAAAGTTATCAGGTCGTGCCGCTCAGCAATGTCTTTTCACCCAACCCGTCGCTCAGTTCGGCCGCCGCCGCCCCTTTTGAAGCGCTGCGTCAGCGCACCGCGCAACTCCTGGGCTGGGACGCTCTCTCCAGCCTTGAAAATTCGCTGGTGCCGCTAAGCACACCCTTGCCCCCCGGCCAGTACGACAGTTGGCTGCTCACCGGCCGAGCCTTTGCCTTGCGCAGCGGCCTGCTGAACGCGGGCTGGCTGGCTGCCGTGCGCGAAGACATTGGCGGGCAGACCTACTGGCGCATTTATCTGCGCACCGCCGCCCCCGACAGCGGGATGGGCCAGCCGCTCACGCAAAACCCCTGGGATTTTGCAGCGCGTTATTCTGGCGTAGAAAGCAGCTACCAGGCGGGTGGGCAGCTGGCGGACGAAGTGCCTGCCGGCTATTGGATCGATTTCACCGCGCTGGCCGCAGACTATGGCTTTGAGCGTCTGCCCGCCCAGGCCAATTGGCGCAGCTTCTTCCCATCCACACTGTTCAATCAATTTGTGTTGCGTGACGGGCTAAGCTGGCAGGACGCCATGCTTCAACTGTATAGCGCCGAAGTGATCAGCGCCCCCCGGCCATGA
- a CDS encoding heavy metal translocating P-type ATPase translates to MSEYDQHERHQHAAHHPQPDAVGLHSAAAHRPAGHSAHHASASRSVAAHHSGHEQMFRTRFFVSLVLTIPVILYSEMTQHWLGISPPSFPGSQFIAPLFAAVIFFYGGLPFLQMAVPELRARQPGMMMLISLAISVSFLYSTAAFVFNLGEGFYWELATLIDIMLLGHWLEMRSVRRASSSLDELAKLLPDQAERIGADGRIETVPAAALAAGDLFLVRPGASIPADGEVVEGNSQVNESMLSGESRPVSKAPGDAVIAGAINGEGSLRVRVTAVGGATALAGIMRLVQQAQLSKSRTQILADRAAGWLFTIALVAAALTALAWGLARGLDLFVLERVVTVLIIACPHALGLAVPLVVAISTAQAASHGLLVKDRLALEEARLVDTVVFDKTGTLTQGEMGVVALRALQGYSEDQVLSLAAGLEGDSEHSLARAIRASAAERGLAAPAVEDFQALKGLGVQATVAGQPYHLGGPRLLQQLDASLPPELAAFAEDSGRKGQSAIYLLAGTQPIAVFAIADALRPQSKLVIDSLRQLGIRAAMLTGDSEPVAAAVAAELGITEFFAEVLPADKEKKIAALQAQGRKVAMVGDGVNDAPALARADVGIAIGSGTDVAVESAGIILVDNDPQDVLKVFRLSRASYAKMVQNLLWATGYNVIAIPLAAGVLASRGILLSPALGAVLMSASTIIVALNAQLLRRARL, encoded by the coding sequence ATGAGCGAGTACGACCAGCACGAGCGCCATCAGCACGCCGCGCACCACCCACAGCCCGACGCAGTCGGGCTGCACAGCGCAGCTGCGCACAGACCTGCTGGACACTCTGCTCACCATGCATCGGCCTCGCGCAGCGTAGCTGCGCACCATAGTGGCCACGAGCAGATGTTCCGCACGCGCTTCTTCGTGTCGCTCGTGCTCACCATCCCAGTCATCCTCTACAGCGAAATGACCCAGCACTGGCTGGGCATTTCGCCGCCATCATTCCCCGGCTCGCAATTCATCGCACCGCTGTTCGCCGCCGTTATCTTCTTCTACGGCGGTCTACCCTTCCTGCAAATGGCCGTGCCAGAGCTGCGGGCGCGCCAGCCGGGCATGATGATGCTCATCAGCCTGGCCATCTCCGTATCCTTCCTCTATAGCACAGCTGCTTTCGTATTCAATCTCGGCGAGGGTTTCTACTGGGAATTGGCAACCCTGATAGACATCATGCTGCTCGGCCACTGGCTGGAGATGCGCAGCGTACGCCGCGCCTCCAGCAGCCTCGACGAGCTTGCCAAGCTGCTTCCAGACCAGGCCGAGCGCATCGGCGCCGACGGCCGCATCGAAACCGTGCCGGCCGCCGCCTTGGCCGCCGGCGACTTGTTCCTCGTGCGCCCAGGCGCGAGCATCCCCGCCGATGGTGAGGTGGTCGAAGGCAATTCGCAAGTCAACGAATCGATGCTGAGCGGCGAATCCCGCCCGGTATCCAAAGCGCCGGGCGACGCGGTGATTGCCGGCGCCATCAATGGCGAGGGGAGCCTGCGCGTGCGCGTCACCGCTGTGGGCGGCGCCACCGCCCTGGCTGGCATCATGCGCCTGGTACAGCAGGCCCAGCTCAGCAAATCGCGCACCCAGATCCTGGCAGACCGTGCTGCCGGCTGGCTGTTCACCATTGCCCTGGTCGCCGCCGCGCTCACCGCGCTGGCCTGGGGGCTGGCCCGCGGGCTGGATCTGTTCGTGCTCGAGCGCGTGGTGACTGTACTCATCATCGCCTGCCCGCACGCCCTCGGTCTCGCCGTTCCACTGGTGGTTGCCATCAGCACCGCTCAGGCCGCCTCCCACGGCCTGCTGGTGAAAGACCGCCTGGCACTGGAGGAAGCACGCCTGGTGGATACAGTCGTTTTCGACAAGACCGGCACGCTCACTCAGGGAGAGATGGGTGTGGTGGCTTTGCGCGCCCTGCAGGGCTACAGCGAGGACCAGGTGCTGAGCCTGGCCGCGGGGCTGGAGGGTGATTCCGAGCACAGCCTGGCCCGCGCCATCCGCGCCTCCGCTGCCGAACGCGGTCTGGCCGCGCCGGCGGTGGAAGACTTCCAGGCCCTAAAGGGCTTGGGCGTGCAGGCCACCGTTGCCGGGCAGCCCTACCATCTCGGCGGCCCACGCTTGCTGCAGCAGCTCGACGCCAGCCTGCCGCCGGAGCTGGCCGCCTTCGCCGAGGATTCCGGGCGCAAGGGCCAGAGCGCCATCTACCTGCTGGCCGGCACACAGCCCATTGCCGTCTTCGCCATTGCGGATGCGCTGCGTCCACAAAGCAAATTAGTCATTGATAGCCTGCGCCAGCTCGGCATCCGCGCGGCCATGCTCACCGGTGACAGCGAGCCGGTGGCGGCCGCGGTCGCCGCCGAGCTGGGCATCACTGAATTCTTTGCCGAGGTGCTGCCCGCCGACAAGGAAAAGAAAATTGCCGCGCTGCAAGCCCAAGGGCGCAAGGTGGCCATGGTGGGTGACGGCGTCAACGATGCGCCCGCTCTCGCCCGCGCCGATGTGGGCATCGCCATCGGCAGCGGCACAGACGTAGCCGTAGAGTCTGCTGGCATCATCCTGGTGGATAATGACCCGCAGGACGTACTCAAGGTTTTTCGCCTCAGCCGCGCCAGTTACGCCAAGATGGTACAGAACCTGCTATGGGCCACCGGCTACAACGTCATTGCCATTCCGCTGGCCGCCGGGGTGCTTGCTAGCCGGGGCATCCTGCTTTCGCCCGCGTTGGGCGCAGTGCTCATGTCTGCCAGCACCATCATCGTGGCGCTAAACGCCCAACTGCTGCGCCGAGCCAGGCTGTAA
- a CDS encoding cystathionine gamma-synthase, producing the protein MPDKFETLAIHAGQQPDPSTGAVMTPIYQTSTFVQDAVGVHKGYEYSRSGNPTRTALQDCFAALEGAKHGLAFASGLAATDTIIRQYSPGDHILVGSDVYGGTFRLFEREYKDFGIEFSYVDVDDLAAVQAGLRANTKLVWLETPTNPYLGLADIAAISAILKAQASKPLFAVDNTFASPYLQQPLALGADIVIHSATKYLGGHSDVVLGLVAVNDPALAERLAFTQNAAGAVPGPMDSFLVLRGIKTLHLRMDRHGENAAAIAEYLVKHPKVSQIYYPFHASHPQHELARKQMRNGGGMLSFELKGGEAAARSVAESTRLFALAESLGGVESLIEVPAVMTHLSVANSPLAVDPGLVRLSVGVEHVDDLIADLEQALAKA; encoded by the coding sequence ATGCCAGATAAATTTGAAACCCTTGCCATTCACGCCGGTCAGCAGCCCGACCCCAGCACCGGCGCGGTGATGACGCCGATCTACCAGACCAGCACCTTCGTGCAGGACGCAGTAGGCGTGCACAAAGGCTACGAATACTCGCGCAGCGGCAACCCCACCCGCACCGCGCTGCAGGACTGTTTTGCGGCGCTGGAAGGCGCCAAACACGGCTTGGCCTTTGCCTCCGGTCTGGCCGCCACAGACACGATCATCCGCCAATATTCACCGGGTGACCACATCCTGGTGGGCAGCGATGTGTATGGCGGCACCTTCCGCCTGTTCGAGCGCGAGTACAAGGACTTTGGCATCGAGTTCAGTTATGTGGACGTGGATGACCTGGCTGCCGTGCAGGCTGGCTTGCGCGCCAACACCAAGCTGGTGTGGCTGGAGACGCCAACGAATCCGTACCTGGGCCTGGCCGATATTGCCGCCATTTCTGCCATCTTGAAGGCGCAAGCCAGCAAGCCGCTGTTCGCGGTGGACAATACCTTCGCCTCGCCGTACCTGCAACAGCCGCTGGCCCTGGGGGCGGACATCGTGATCCATTCGGCCACCAAGTACCTGGGCGGCCACTCCGACGTGGTGCTGGGCCTGGTAGCGGTGAACGACCCGGCGCTCGCAGAGCGGCTGGCGTTCACCCAGAACGCGGCCGGGGCCGTGCCTGGGCCGATGGACAGCTTTCTAGTGCTGCGCGGCATCAAGACCCTGCACCTGCGCATGGACCGCCATGGCGAGAATGCCGCGGCGATTGCCGAATACTTGGTCAAGCACCCCAAAGTGAGCCAGATCTATTATCCGTTTCACGCTTCGCACCCGCAGCACGAGCTGGCGCGCAAACAGATGCGCAACGGCGGCGGCATGCTTTCGTTTGAACTGAAGGGCGGCGAAGCCGCCGCCCGCAGTGTGGCCGAGAGCACGCGGCTGTTCGCCCTGGCGGAGTCGCTGGGCGGGGTAGAGTCGCTGATCGAGGTGCCGGCGGTGATGACGCACTTGTCCGTGGCCAACTCGCCGCTGGCGGTGGACCCGGGGCTGGTGCGCCTCTCGGTAGGGGTAGAGCACGTGGACGACCTGATTGCAGATCTGGAACAAGCGCTGGCCAAGGCCTAG